A single genomic interval of Colius striatus isolate bColStr4 chromosome 9, bColStr4.1.hap1, whole genome shotgun sequence harbors:
- the CYSTM1 gene encoding cysteine-rich and transmembrane domain-containing protein 1, whose translation MNYENPPPYSGPGPTAPYPPYAQQPGGQPGPYPGYPPGPGPYQPGQPGYQGYPQYGWQNAPPPPGPVYTDGPKNTVYVVEERRRDDTGESACLTACWTALCCCCLWDMLT comes from the exons ATGAACTACGAAAACCCTCCTCCTTACTCGGGGCCGGGCCCGACTGCCCCCTACCCGCCGTACGCGCAGCAGCCGGGCGGCCAGCCGGGCCCCTACCCGGGCTACCCGCCGGGGCCTGGGCCGTACCAGCCAGGACAGCCAGGCTACCAGGGCTACCCCCAGTACGGCTGGCAGaacgcgccgccgccgccgggacCCGTGTACACAGATGGGCCCAAAAACACAG TGTACGTGGTGGAGGAGCGTCGGCGGGATGACACGGGCGAGAGCGCCTGCCTGACGGCGTGCTGGACCgcgctctgctgctgctgcctctgggacATGCTGACCTGA